In Trichoderma asperellum chromosome 1, complete sequence, a single window of DNA contains:
- a CDS encoding uncharacterized protein (BUSCO:EOG092D0Q00) has protein sequence MAALQNGAANGAANGDASKAPTSARFSDIPSAIDIPVQGDQEDEAVEIDLEVLVDDPTELCTLFENEHAAKTYWMTVALAYAKQRKIDHAIEMLIRGGNAIQSSGNPRDKVSMICCLCWMYLWKSREAPRVAPDDVHASEAKTKEYYLQLATSSLNDAARLNPSFSPIFLARGVLLLLRASLQGPSKTAGSLGIEKGELLKNAAKAFDDALRVSQGKNVLALMGKARTLFSMHKYPEALAAYQDVLQKRPDLVDPDPRIGIGCCFWQLGFKDDAKVAWERCLEINPDSKVPKSLLGLYYLDASGHVPVNSPEFPKLYKRAMIDYIQDSFKLDKDVPITCSTFASYFLSRKMWDKADKLAHKAIQYTDVNAVASDGWYLLARKAHYNGDLERASDYYRRADDARGGTETGYLPAKFGVAQLSVMKNDLGEAKLRLEKIIQQSKNHEAMILLGTIYAEEIFTSQNSDIKEDRSAEMKKAITLLEGVRNSWKDPKKALSPDPSVLLNLARLYETDSPEKALQCLQQVEQLEIEQIPESEHPTDVPASELQAALRKFLSPQLLNNIGCFHSQAEKHDLASELFEAALGACMRAGEKDPTMDTDALVTTISFNLGRSYEARGLTDKAVEVYEGLLNRHDDYTDARTRLAYIKLRKNPNKEGPDAVAKLYQENTADLEVRALYGWYLGKVHSRKRPANIQEDHEFRHYKHTLQNYDKHDRYALVGMGNLYLLQAREMRRETEQDKQKRSAIYCKAVEFFEKALSLDPKNAYAAQGIAIALVEDKKDFKTALTIFNKVRDTVKDSHLYVNLGHIYAELKQFTKAIEHYEIALSKDGKSNDPVILSCLGRTWLNRGRVDRDVDSYNKALECAKKALEVAPDQIHYKFNVAFVQIQLVTMIQALPESRRTAEQLEEASEGLEAAIESLDKIAAHPQTPYPKHDVEQRANMARNTLRKQLERALGKQKEWEEKNKEKIIAAKEQREAEIRKREEERQAVLDRERERQEKIRKEREAIAARDRLQAEQRAEEERARQEAEMTTDEETGEKVKRKRKPAPRAAASEGKPKRSSKKKKADADEDEGSEEENHTKKRRRLTKRESSKFKSAEIVVDSDEEEANDDDYDALDRAERNLERDETPLSEADEDAGRMDVDDEKEGRDERNDDDEEDEDVSAPRAQAKRTRRGRAIAESDEEDEDAEPSGAKGDDGAAAADEDDE, from the exons ATGGCGGCTCTTCAGAACGGTGCCGCAAACGGTGCGGCAAATGGAGATGCTTCAAAAGCCCCTACAAGTGCCCGATTCTCCGATATCCCCTCTGCCATCGATATCCCCGTCCAAGGCGACCAAGAAGACGAGGCGGTCGAAATCGATCTCGAAGTCCTTGTTGATGACCCGACAGAACTGTGTACCCTTTTCGAAAACGAGCATGCGGCCAAGACATACTGGATGACCGTCGCGCTGGCGTATGCGAAACAGCGAAAAATCGACCACGCCATCGAAATGTTGATCCGAGGTGGCAACGCCATACAGAGCAGCGGCAACCCACGCGATAAGGTCAGCATGATATGCTGCCTCTGTTGGATGTATTTGTGGAAAAGCCGAGAGGCCCCTCGTGTTGCGCCTGACGATGTCCATGCGTCGGAAGCCAAAACGAAAGAGTACTATCTGCAGCTCGCAACATCATCCCTGAACGATGCCGCACGTCTCAACCCATCCTTCTCGCCCATCTTCCTTGCCCGTGgagttttgctgctgctcagggCCTCACTACAAGGACCATCGAAGACCGCGGGAAGCCTAGGGATAGAAAAGGGCGAGCTCCTGAAAAACGCCGCCAAGGCCTTCGACGATGCACTCCGGGTCTCCCAGGGCAAAAACGTACTGGCTTTGATGGGGAAAGCTCGCACTCTGTTCTCCATGCACAAGTATCCCGAGGCATTGGCTGCATACCAAGACGTGCTTCAGAAAAGGCCAGATCTAGTCGATCCCGATCCTCGCATTGGtattggctgctgcttctggcaACTTGGATTCAAAGACGATGCCAAGGTAGCGTGGGAGAGATGTTTGGAAATCAATCCCGATTCCAAAGTCCCCAAGAGCCTTCTCGGCCTGTACTATCTTGATGCTAGTGGCCATGTTCCGGTCAACAGCCCAGAATTCCCTAAGCTTTACAAGAGGGCCATGATCGATTACATTCAGGATTCATTCAAACTTGATAAAGACGTTCCTATCACTTGCTCCACCTTTGCGAGCTACTTCTTGTCTCGGAAAATGTGGGATAAAGCGGATAAGCTCGCCCACAAGGCCATTCAATATACTGATGTCAACGCCGTTGCCAGTGACGGATGGTATTTGCTAGCGAGAAAAGCTCACTATAACGGCGATTTAGAGCGTGCCAGTGACTATTATCGTCGCGCTGATGATGCTCGTGGAGGCACCGAGACGGGCTATCTCCCAGCCAAATTTGGTGTTGCGCAGCTGTCTGTCATGAAGAACGATCTTGGAGAAGCGAAGCTGAGGCTGGAAAAGATCATCCAGCAATCTAAAAATCACGAGGCCATGATCCTTTTAGGGACAATCTATGCCGAAGAAATCTTTACCAGCCAGAACAGCGATATCAAGGAAGATAGGTCTGCGGAAATGAAGAAGGCGATTACTCTGCTAGAGGGCGTCAGAAATTCTTGGAAAGATCCCAAGAAGGCTCTGTCTCCGGACCCTTCTGTCCTCCTAAACCTGGCCCGGCTATATGAAACGGACAGCCCTGAGAAGGCCCTACAGTGTCTGCAACAAGTTGAGCAGCTTGAGATTGAACAGATTCCTGAATCGGAGCACCCAACAGACGTTCCCGCTTCCGAACTTCAGGCAGCTCTTCGCAAGTTCCTCTCGCCTCAGCTTCTAAACAACATTGGCTGCTTCCACTCTCAGGCAGAGAAACATGATCTTGCTAGTGAGCTATTTGAGGCGGCGCTAGGTGCTTGCATGAGAGCTGGCGAGAAAGATCCCACAATGGACACCGACGCCTTGGTAACTACTATTAGCTTCAATCTTGGCCGAAGCTATGAGGCTCGTGGGTTGACGGACAAGGCGGTGGAGGTATACGAAGGCCTCCTTAACCGCCACGACGATTATACCGACGCCCGCACACGGCTTGCGTATATCAAACTAAGAAAAAATCCTAACAAGGAAGGTCCTGATGCTGTGGCAAAACTATACCAGGAGAACACAGCCGACTTGGAGGTTCGAGCACTTTACGGGTGGTATCTTGGAAAGGTCCACTCCAGAAAGCGCCCGGCAAACATTCAAGAAGACCACGAGTTCCGACATTACAAGCACACGCTACAAAATTACGATAAGCATGACAGGTATGCCCTGGTCGGAATGGGCAATCTGTACCTCTTGCAGGCGAGAGAAATGCGTCGCGAAACGGAACAAgacaagcagaagagaagtgCGATTTACTGCAAAGCTGTTGAGTTCTTCGAGAAGGCATTGTCACTGGACCCGAAGAACGCCTATGCTGCTCAAGGCATCGCCATTGCTCTAGTGGAAGATAAGAAAGACTTCAAAACGGCTCTTACCATTTTCAACAAAGTCCGAGATACTGTCAAAGATTCTCATCTGTACGTGAACTTGGGGCACATTTATGCTGAACTAAAGCAATTCACCAAGGCTATCGAACACTATGAGATAGCTTTATCGAAAGACGGCAAATCAAATGATCCAGTCATTCTCTCATGCCTTGGCCGGACGTGGTTAAATCGAGGAAGAGTAGATCGAGATGTAGATTCATACAACAAAGCCCTCGAGTGTGCTAAAAAG GCACTTGAGGTGGCTCCTGATCAAATTCACTACAAGTTTAATGTTGCCTTTGTTCAGATTCAGCTGGTGACAATGATCCAAGCTCTGCCGGAAAGCAGGCGGACAGCtgagcagctggaagaggcATCAGAGGGTCTCGAAGCCGCGATTGAGTCGCTAGATAAGATTGCTGCCCATCCCCAAACGCCTTATCCCAAGCATGACGTTGAGCAGCGTGCGAACATGGCTCGCAATACGCTTCGCAAACAGCTTGAGAGAGCTCTaggaaagcagaaagagtgggaggagaagaataaGGAGAAGATTATAGCTGCTAAAGAACAACGTGAAGCCGAGATAAGGAAGcgtgaagaagagcggcaaGCTGTTTTAGACCGAGAGCGAGAACGGCAGGAGAAGATTCGGAAAGAACGCGAGGCCATTGCCGCCCGCGATAGGCTACAGGCAGAGCAgcgagctgaagaggagcgcGCGCGTCAGGAGGCAGAGATGACCACCGATGAAGAGACGGGAGAAAAGGTCAAGCGGAAGCGCAAGCCAGCGCCacgcgccgccgccagcgagGGCAAGCCCAAGAGatcatcaaagaagaagaaggccgatgcggacgaggacgagggctCTGAGGAAGAGAACCAcacaaaaaagagaagacgccTCACCAAGAGGGAGTCTTCTAAGTTCAAGTCTGCTGAAATCGTCGTCGACtccgatgaggaagaagccaacgacgacgactacgATGCTCTGGATCGTGCCGAGAGGAACTTGGAGAGAGATGAGACGCCTCTCTCTGAGGctgatgaagatgctggccGGATGGATGTGGATGATGAGAAGGAAGGTCGCGACGAAAGaaacgacgatgatgaggaggacgaaGATGTTAGTGCTCCTCGTGCCCAGGCCAAGAGGACGCGCAGAGGCCGGGCAATCGCAGAGagcgacgaagaggatgaagatgcagaaCCCAGTGGAGCTAAAGGAGACGATGGCGCTGCGGCagcggatgaagatgacgagtaA